One segment of Syngnathus scovelli strain Florida chromosome 6, RoL_Ssco_1.2, whole genome shotgun sequence DNA contains the following:
- the bbs10 gene encoding Bardet-Biedl syndrome 10 protein produces MQPVQHLHQKHVLQTACALEAVVLRTFGPEGGQVLFTRDNGQAMLIRSGTRILTALRLEHPLARMLVECVWKHSGKTGDGSKSFILLVASLLRTIYTAASEEPNVSRVHHSREAAQSTAARRMADQMLAFASEKLEDLIALAVAPIGFSLSSTQSASNSDVAHVETLLASFFRTRLGCAHCDFMGGLIFKLLGKCSQSDSSSSSLQFLNDNFPALHTRVSGFPVSCSRLIEGQVIHRDFATYCVGDQHPVKAVVFNIALHREWLNASHMVEIGNGTSGKSIMHFSAWAESSLENVFACLQTLGVSILLFAVKQSEAVLSLATQAEMCVVECVDEDELALFLHLSGASAVTDYREIRPEHVASLAFCRPILLGAHRYVHVAFPDSKVTQPSSLIICGLGEGQTDQYAGAVQDAVRMLRTTWEPPGATGKDPSSTLPGFVITAGGTFEFLLHYALLQHGISENIPVACQLLADALLNLPRLIHSNKAKRFLQIQSRVWSFYRNPFLPDGLLWQPEISLANHGEKCSQGDTAPSRNWLSGLESVSCKFHLILAVLQCVKNLLRVDTVLHVANELHPKSTNDSSDDED; encoded by the exons ATGCAGCCAGTGCAGCATCTTCACCAGAAACATGTCCTGCAGACTGCGTGCGCACTGGAGGCCGTCGTCCTGCGCACCTTCGGCCCCGAGGGAGGGCAGGTGCTTTTCACACGAGACAACGGACAGGCGATGTTAATCCGTAGCGGAACGCGCATTCTCACAGCGCTACGACTTGAGCACCCGCTCGCTAG GATGCTGGTCGAGTGCGTCTGGAAGCATAGCGGGAAAACGGGAGATGGATCCAAATCATTTATCCTTCTCGTGGCGTCGTTGTTACGCACCATTTACACCGCAGCCTCTGAGGAACCAAATGTATCTCGCGTACACCATTCAAGGGAAGCGGCCCAGTCCACCGCTGCTAGGCGCATGGCTGACCAAATGCTGGCTTTTGCTTCAGAGAAGCTGGAAGATCTGATTGCTCTTGCAGTGGCTCCTATCGGATTCAGCCTGTCAAGCACGCAATCGGCATCAAACTCTGATGTGGCTCATGTCGAGACGTTGTTGGCGTCTTTCTTTCGTACCCGTTTGGGTTGCGCCCACTGTGACTTCATGGGCGGGCTCATTTTCAAACTGCTCGGTAAATGCTCTCAATCGGATTCTTCTTCCTCGTCACTCCAATTTCTAAACGACAATTTCCCCGCGCTGCATACGCGGGTGTCTGGCTTTCCTGTTAGCTGTTCACGTTTGATTGAGGGGCAAGTCATCCACAGGGACTTTGCCACCTACTGCGTTGGCGATCAACATCCAGTCAAGGCGGTAGTTTTTAACATAGCCCTGCACCGTGAATGGCTAAACGCAAGTCACATGGTGGAGATCGGAAACGGAACGTCCGGCAAGAGCATCATGCACTTTAGCGCCTGGGCGGAAAGCTCACTGGAGAACGTTTTTGCCTGCCTTCAAACTCTCGGAGTCTCCATCCTGCTATTTGCTGTCAAACAATCCGAAGCCGTCCTGAGTTTAGCGACGCAGGCGGAAATGTGCGTGGTGGAGTGCGTGGACGAAGATGAACTCGCACTCTTCCTCCATCTCAGCGGGGCCTCGGCCGTCACAGATTATCGGGAGATCCGACCGGAACACGTTGCTTCTTTGGCATTTTGTCGACCGATACTTCTGGGAGCCCATAG ATACGTTCACGTGGCTTTTCCCGATTCCAAAGTCACCCAACCAAGTAGTCTCATCATCTGCGGCTTGGGTGAAGGGCAAACGGATCAATATGCAGGTGCCGTCCAGGATGCCGTCCGCATGCTACGTACAACATGGGAGCCCCCGGGTGCAACCGGTAAAGATCCATCCTCTACTTTGCCGGGTTTCGTCATAACCGCCGGCGGCACTTTTGAGTTTCTCTTACACTACGCTCTCCTGCAACACGGCATTTCTGAAAACATACCCGTTGCGTGCCAACTCTTGGCAGACGCGTTACTGAATCTTCCACGACTGATTCACTCCAACAAGGCAAAACGTTTCTTACAAATTCAATCAAGAGTCTGGAGCTTTTATCGGAATCCTTTCCTACCTGACGGATTGTTATGGCAGCCGGAGATTAGCCTAGCAAATCACGGTGAGAAATGTTCTCAAGGAGACACCGCACCAAGTCGGAATTGGTTATCGGGGCTTGAGTCTGTTTCATGTAAATTCCATCTCATTCTGGCTGTGCTGCAATGTGTCAAAAACCTCCTACGAGTGGACACTGTGCTACATGTAGCCAACGAATTGCATCCAAAATCAACCAATGATTCATCAGATGATGAAGACTAA
- the cd9a gene encoding CD9 molecule a isoform X1, with translation MAALSGGEMCIKYLMFAFNLIFWLAGTAVFSIGLWLRLDPKTKGLFEGPESPYVFYTGVYVLIGAGALMMIVGFLGCCGAIQESPCMLGLFFFFLLIIFAIEVAAGIWGFSNQSKVVDDITTFYLQTYNEYKERQDERLRETLRVIQTGLNCCGPTGTVFEGAKDTCPKGDLLEALIIKSCPDAIDEVFDSKLHIIGGVGITIGVIMVFGMIFSMLLCCAIRKSREVV, from the exons ATGGCGGCGCTATCCGGCGGAGAGATGTGCATCAAGTACCTGATGTTCGCCTTCAACCTGATCTTCTGG CTTGCAGGCACTGCTGTGTTTTCTATCGGCCTGTGGTTGAGATTAGACCCTAAGACCAAAGGCCTGTTTGAAGGACCAGAGTCTCCATATGTGTTTTACACCG gtgtgtacgTCCTGATTGGCGCTGGGGCGCTAATGATGATTGTAGGATTTCTCGGATGTTGTGGTGCCATCCAGGAGTCTCCGTGTATGCTGGGACTG tttttcttcttcctgcttATCATCTTTGCCATTGAAGTCGCCGCTGGCATCTGGGGATTTTCCAACCAGAGCAAG GTGGTGGATGACATCACCACATTCTACCTTCAGACCTACAACgaatacaaagaaagacaggatGAGCGTCTTCGAGAAACTCTGCGTGTGATTCAAACTGGA CTCAACTGTTGCGGTCCAACTGGTACTGTGTTTGAGGGTGCCAAAGACACCTGTCCTAAAGGAGACCTCCTTGAGGCACTCATCATCAAG AGCTGCCCCGATGCCATTGATGAAGTTTTTGACTCCAAGCTCCACATCATAGGAGGAGTGGGCATCACCATTGGGGTCATTATG GTGTTTGGGATGATCTTTAGCATGCTCCTGTGCTGCGCTATCAGGAAGTCTCGGGAGGTGGTGTGA
- the cd9a gene encoding CD9 molecule a isoform X2, with protein MAVVGGIKCIKYLMFIFNLFFWLAGTAVFSIGLWLRLDPKTKGLFEGPESPYVFYTGVYVLIGAGALMMIVGFLGCCGAIQESPCMLGLFFFFLLIIFAIEVAAGIWGFSNQSKVVDDITTFYLQTYNEYKERQDERLRETLRVIQTGLNCCGPTGTVFEGAKDTCPKGDLLEALIIKSCPDAIDEVFDSKLHIIGGVGITIGVIMVFGMIFSMLLCCAIRKSREVV; from the exons ATGGCTGTCGTTGGGGGGATCAAATGCATCAAGTATCTCATGTTTATATTCAACTTATTCTTCTGG CTTGCAGGCACTGCTGTGTTTTCTATCGGCCTGTGGTTGAGATTAGACCCTAAGACCAAAGGCCTGTTTGAAGGACCAGAGTCTCCATATGTGTTTTACACCG gtgtgtacgTCCTGATTGGCGCTGGGGCGCTAATGATGATTGTAGGATTTCTCGGATGTTGTGGTGCCATCCAGGAGTCTCCGTGTATGCTGGGACTG tttttcttcttcctgcttATCATCTTTGCCATTGAAGTCGCCGCTGGCATCTGGGGATTTTCCAACCAGAGCAAG GTGGTGGATGACATCACCACATTCTACCTTCAGACCTACAACgaatacaaagaaagacaggatGAGCGTCTTCGAGAAACTCTGCGTGTGATTCAAACTGGA CTCAACTGTTGCGGTCCAACTGGTACTGTGTTTGAGGGTGCCAAAGACACCTGTCCTAAAGGAGACCTCCTTGAGGCACTCATCATCAAG AGCTGCCCCGATGCCATTGATGAAGTTTTTGACTCCAAGCTCCACATCATAGGAGGAGTGGGCATCACCATTGGGGTCATTATG GTGTTTGGGATGATCTTTAGCATGCTCCTGTGCTGCGCTATCAGGAAGTCTCGGGAGGTGGTGTGA
- the LOC125971081 gene encoding synaptotagmin-1-like yields MTGTNKAFPIVPTSAQGSNATENQTHPAGRSPDKFKSEPHQIHTSSWLLVAFSIVGLCVLLSFGVCAWKKCLKKDKDKKKGKEKSKGEDFDMENDERSKEPVKVESKKETELSDVQPKEDENLGRLHFTLDYNFTDNMLVVGILQAAGLPAMDVGGSSDPYVKVYLLPDKKKKFETKVHRKTLEPNFNETFTFKVPYTELGGKTLVMTVYDFDRFSKHDAIGVVKIPMSSVDFSQSLQEWRDLQKAEKEESERLGDICLSLRYVPTAGKLTVVILEAKNLKKMDVGGLSDPYVKIHLMLNGKRLKKKKTSIKKNTLNPYYNESFSFEVSCEQIEKVQVAVTVLDYDKIGKNDAIGKVLLGGSIAGSEQHHWSDMLANPRRPIAQWHSLQPEDDINALISKK; encoded by the exons ATGACGGGAACCAACAAAGCTTTTCCGATCGTCCCAACGAGCGCCCAAGGGTCCAACGCCACAGAAAACCAAACGCACCCCGCAGGTCGAAGTCCTGATAAATTCAAAAGCGAGCCTCATCAAATCCACA CATCATCGTGGTTGCTGGTGGCTTTCTCTATCGTCGGTTTGTGTGTTCTGCTCTCCTTCGGAGTGTGCGCGTGGAAGAAATGTCTGAAAAAGGACAAGgacaagaaaaaaggaaaagagaaGAGCAAGGGCGAAGATTTTGACATGGAAAATGATGAACGTTCCAAAGAG CCGGTAAAAGTCGAAAGCAAGAAGGAAACCGAGTTGTCAGACGTCCAGCCGAAGGAGGATGAAAATTTGGGTAGACTACATTTCACATTGGACTACAACTTCACGGATAATATG CTCGTAGTGGGCATCTTACAAGCAGCCGGACTTCCTGCCATGGACGTGGGCGGAAGCTCGGACCCTTACGTTAAGGTTTATCTGCTCccggacaaaaagaaaaagtttgaAACCAAAGTTCACAGAAAGACTCTGGAACCCAATTTCAATGAGACCTTCACATTTAAG GTACCGTATACGGAGCTGGGCGGCAAGACGCTGGTGATGACCGTGTACGACTTTGACCGCTTCTCCAAGCACGACGCCATTGGGGTGGTGAAGATCCCGATGAGCAGCGTGGACTTCAGCCAGTCGCTGCAGGAATGGCGTGATCTGCAGAAGGCGGAAAAAGAGGAG AGTGAGCGGCTCGGAGATATTTGTTTGTCCTTGAGGTACGTTCCGACAGCAGGCAAGTTGACTGTGGTGATCCTGGAGGCCAAAAATCTGAAGAAAATGGATGTGGGTGGATTATCAG ACCCTTATGTGAAGATCCACTTGATGCTGAATGGGAAAAGacttaagaaaaagaaaaccagCATCAAGAAGAATACTTTGAACCCTTACTACAATGAGTCGTTCAGCTTTGAAGTGTCGTGTGAACAAATAGAG AAAGTGCAAGTCGCAGTGACCGTGTTGGACTATGACAAGATCGGAAAAAACGACGCCATTGGGAAAGTACTGCTAGGCGGGAGCATCGCCGGAAGCGAGCAACATCATTGGTCGGACATGCTCGCCAACCCGAGGCGGCCCATCGCGCAGTGGCACAGCCTTCAACCGGAGGACGATATTAATGCGTTGATTTCTAAGAAATAA